The genomic segment ACCAGCGGGCGGGGTAAATCAAAGTATTGAGTACTAAAATAGGAATTTGCAATATTAATGGTGCGGCACCAACTGTAAAGCGCATACGATGAAAGCCAAAGATAAAGGTTTCACGGCGATCGCTAATTGGCAAATAGCCAGTAATGCCATCAATCACAGACTCTGGACCTTCTTCCATATAACGACGCACAAACTCCCAATAGTGTTTTAATTTCTCACTTTCTAACTTACTACCAGCGCCCTCAGAAAAAGCAAAGGTTTCTAATACCGTTTTTTTTTCTTTATCTAATACATGCCCCTGAATCTCCCAATCGCCTTTGCCACAAGGAGCGATACAAAAAAAGACCTCGTCCCATGGCACGCTAAGTACAGTGCCATTAATACGAAAAACATGCACCATTCTAGTTTTACGGTTTAGACGTATGGGGTAGTGGGTGTATGCAAAAGATTCTCTACTTAACTGATGAACAAAAAACCCAACAAAAGGAATAACCATTAAACATACAAAAAAAATTGTGCTAATTTCGTCTGACAATTTTCTCGAGTTAATAAAAAAATCATAACCAATTGCGCCAAGGATAGCGATCCCAAAAAATATAGCTATACTAGTGAATGTAGTTATAACTCCTTTCCATATAAAATATTTGTCTACCAATTCTATAAAGTTTGAATTTATTTTAATTGCACTAAGTTGATGAGCTGGCTCTAAACCTAGCTTTTTCTTCGCGCCCAGCTTTCTTTCAACTTCAATCGTAGTTAAAGCTCGATTATTTGGATATTTCCCAAGAAGCCCTAAGTAGTTCATTATTATGCCTTTGCCAAATCGAATTGTTTTATTTCTTCTTCTATCGTTTTATAACGATCTTCTTTTTTCTTGACTCCCCATCTGCAACGCCCCAGCCAATCCTGCAATTCATTACCTTTTAAATATTTTATACAAATAGTGATGCCAATTAACAAGCCAACCAAAATCACCCCAAACAAAGAGGTACAAGCCAAAGTAAAACGATTTAAAAGCCAGTCGCACAATTTGAACTGGCTTTTACTTGCATGCTCAAAATCAAGCAGGGTTATTTCTATAATCACGGGCATAAGGGTCATTTTCTTCAACTGGGCACTGATCTTCAATTTCTTTAGGCCACATTGGTATTTTACTGGTACGCATTGCAAACCAGCGGGCGGGGTAAATCAAAGTATTGAGTACTAAAATAGGAATTTGCAATATTAATGGTGCGGCACCAACTGTAAAGCGCATGCGATGAAAGCCAAAGATAAAGGTTTCACGGCGATCGCTAATTGGCAAATAGCCAGTAATGCCATCAATCACAGATGCTGGGCCTTCTTCCATATAGCGCCGCACAAACTCCCAATAGTGTTTTAATTTTTCACTTTCTAACTTACTACCAGCGCCCTCTGAAAAAGCAAAGGTTTCTAATACCGTTTTTTTGTCTTTATCTAATACATGCCCCTGAATCTCCCAATCGCCTTTGCCACAGGGAGCGATACAAAAGAAGACCTCGTCCCATGGCACGCTGAGCACAGAGCCATTGATGCGAAAAACATGCACTATTCTAGTTTTACGGTTTAAACGTATGGGAT from the Iodobacter fluviatilis genome contains:
- a CDS encoding DUF6708 domain-containing protein — encoded protein: MNYLGLLGKYPNNRALTTIEVERKLGAKKKLGLEPAHQLSAIKINSNFIELVDKYFIWKGVITTFTSIAIFFGIAILGAIGYDFFINSRKLSDEISTIFFVCLMVIPFVGFFVHQLSRESFAYTHYPIRLNRKTRMVHVFRINGTVLSVPWDEVFFCIAPCGKGDWEIQGHVLDKEKKTVLETFAFSEGAGSKLESEKLKHYWEFVRRYMEEGPESVIDGITGYLPISDRRETFIFGFHRMRFTVGAAPLILQIPILVLNTLIYPARWFAMRTSKIPVWPKEIEDQCPVEENDPYARDYRNNPA
- a CDS encoding DUF6708 domain-containing protein encodes the protein MNYLGLLGEYPTKRLLSDVEIDRKLDRKKSIATTPAHQLSTIKINSSFIEIVDKYFFWKGFFSIFALSIIFIMFFMVIGSFLAAYSTDEGLSGAIGILMFVSILATSFIVFFSYRLKKESFAYTHYPIRLNRKTRIVHVFRINGSVLSVPWDEVFFCIAPCGKGDWEIQGHVLDKDKKTVLETFAFSEGAGSKLESEKLKHYWEFVRRYMEEGPASVIDGITGYLPISDRRETFIFGFHRMRFTVGAAPLILQIPILVLNTLIYPARWFAMRTSKIPMWPKEIEDQCPVEENDPYARDYRNNPA